Proteins from one Brevinematia bacterium genomic window:
- the panD gene encoding aspartate 1-decarboxylase, giving the protein MLVEVLKSKIHNATVTDTFIDYEGSIGIDEEIIEIAELREFEKVHVWNINNGERFETYVIKEPRGSRRITINGAAARLAHKGDKIIIASFCLTSEKITPRILILDDNNNPKVK; this is encoded by the coding sequence ATGTTAGTTGAAGTTTTAAAATCTAAAATACACAATGCCACAGTCACCGACACATTTATAGACTACGAGGGAAGCATAGGTATAGATGAAGAAATTATTGAAATTGCAGAGCTCCGGGAGTTTGAGAAAGTACATGTATGGAATATAAACAACGGTGAGAGATTTGAGACTTATGTCATTAAAGAACCAAGAGGTAGTAGAAGGATAACTATAAATGGAGCTGCTGCCAGGCTTGCACACAAGGGAGACAAAATAATAATAGCAAGCTTCTGTTTAACAAGCGAAAAGATAACCCCCAGGATACTCATACTTGATGATAACAACAATCCAAAGGTCAAGTAA
- a CDS encoding S41 family peptidase — MFVKKYSWVIVTVILVLSLLIVLFFSYSKIFGDKNIFKIFSRDDDYYYYLEIFNSVYNLIKSAYVDADKVDTKTLFHGAIKGMLESLKDPHTAFLSEDDFKELTVETSGKFGGLGIHISSKDGYIYVISPIEDTPAFREGIRPGDYIIAINGETTKGMSVEKAVKLLRGTPGTKVTITIKRGDETFDKTIVREIINIPTVKWGWLSKEEGIAFVRILQFSGTTLDSFVSAINKLKEEKVGLRGVVFDLRYNPGGLLDEVLKMLDLLIPEGLLLETRGRIEGSSSKSYASGRKSILPMDLPIVVLINEGSASASEIFAGVLQDTGRAVVVGTKSFGKGSVQTVRQLPDGSGIRLTISRYYLPSGKTPDEGGIVPDVQVTSLKLTKEVEDLVLRVEREGYIKDYMRGKTELTDEDVNKISKILESVGIKLERRVIRALAKKELPGLPLFDPDDEYVQKALEVIRSYDRYRKPLVLYKDK; from the coding sequence ATGTTTGTAAAGAAATACTCTTGGGTCATAGTCACTGTGATTTTAGTTTTATCTTTGCTGATTGTTTTGTTTTTCTCGTATTCAAAGATTTTTGGTGATAAAAATATATTTAAGATTTTCTCTAGAGACGATGATTACTACTACTATCTTGAGATTTTTAACTCGGTTTACAATCTGATCAAGAGTGCCTATGTTGATGCTGATAAAGTTGACACAAAGACGCTTTTTCATGGTGCTATAAAGGGTATGTTGGAGAGTTTGAAGGATCCTCATACTGCTTTTCTTAGTGAAGATGACTTTAAGGAGCTTACTGTTGAGACAAGTGGTAAGTTTGGAGGTTTAGGGATTCATATAAGTTCTAAAGACGGGTATATCTATGTTATATCTCCAATTGAGGATACTCCTGCTTTTAGGGAGGGGATAAGGCCGGGAGATTACATTATTGCGATAAATGGTGAGACAACGAAAGGTATGAGTGTTGAGAAAGCGGTTAAGTTGTTGCGTGGCACTCCGGGAACGAAGGTTACGATTACGATAAAGAGGGGGGATGAGACTTTTGATAAGACGATAGTGAGAGAGATAATAAATATACCCACTGTTAAGTGGGGATGGTTGTCCAAGGAGGAAGGTATAGCATTTGTTAGGATACTTCAATTTTCGGGAACTACTTTAGACTCTTTTGTTAGCGCTATAAATAAGCTAAAAGAGGAGAAGGTTGGACTCAGGGGTGTGGTTTTTGACCTTAGGTATAATCCTGGTGGACTTCTTGATGAGGTGCTGAAGATGTTGGATCTACTCATTCCTGAAGGGTTATTGCTGGAGACTCGGGGTAGGATTGAGGGAAGTAGTTCCAAAAGCTATGCTTCGGGTAGAAAGAGTATATTGCCTATGGATTTACCAATAGTAGTGTTGATAAATGAAGGATCTGCCTCAGCTTCAGAGATATTTGCAGGTGTATTGCAGGATACTGGTAGAGCTGTGGTAGTCGGGACAAAAAGTTTTGGTAAAGGGTCTGTTCAGACCGTTAGACAGCTTCCGGATGGTTCAGGAATAAGACTTACGATATCAAGGTATTACTTACCATCTGGCAAGACTCCCGATGAAGGAGGTATTGTGCCAGATGTGCAGGTTACCTCTCTTAAGCTTACAAAGGAAGTTGAGGATCTTGTTTTGAGAGTTGAGAGAGAAGGTTACATAAAGGATTATATGAGGGGTAAGACTGAGCTTACGGATGAAGATGTAAATAAGATTTCAAAAATTCTTGAGTCAGTTGGAATAAAGTTGGAAAGGAGAGTAATAAGAGCCTTAGCTAAAAAGGAATTACCGGGATTGCCATTATTTGATCCTGACGATGAGTACGTGCAGAAGGCCCTAGAGGTTATAAGGAGCTACGATAGATATAGAAAGCCTTTAGTGTTATACAAGGACAAGTAG
- the recR gene encoding recombination mediator RecR: MEILPKSLENFIEILSEISGIGPKTAERVAFHIVTAKNDFITRLIESLSKIKEEIRICSECGIISDSDPCKICSSPNRDKTIICVVEKSSDVLAIEKTNEFNGIYHVLGGVIAPLEGIGPDDISIDKLLRRIKEKNIKEVFFALDPDAEGETTTSFIVTLIRKANINVTTTSIAKGVPLGGNIEYSDLLTLSKAIKGRSRIE; encoded by the coding sequence ATGGAGATATTACCAAAAAGCTTGGAAAACTTCATTGAGATTCTTAGTGAAATATCGGGAATAGGTCCAAAAACTGCAGAGAGAGTAGCATTTCACATTGTAACCGCAAAAAACGACTTTATTACAAGACTTATAGAATCACTAAGTAAGATAAAGGAAGAAATAAGGATCTGTTCGGAATGTGGTATAATTTCCGATTCTGACCCTTGCAAGATCTGCTCTTCACCAAATAGGGACAAGACAATTATCTGCGTTGTTGAAAAATCTAGTGATGTCCTAGCGATAGAAAAAACCAACGAATTTAATGGCATCTACCATGTTTTAGGGGGTGTTATTGCACCACTTGAGGGAATAGGTCCTGACGACATATCTATAGATAAACTACTCCGTAGGATAAAGGAAAAGAATATCAAAGAGGTGTTTTTTGCGCTTGATCCTGACGCTGAAGGAGAAACTACAACCTCTTTTATAGTAACGTTAATAAGAAAGGCTAATATCAACGTTACAACAACCTCAATAGCCAAGGGAGTGCCCTTAGGTGGTAACATTGAGTATTCAGATCTTCTTACTCTGTCAAAAGCGATAAAAGGAAGAAGTAGAATAGAGTGA
- a CDS encoding sugar phosphate nucleotidyltransferase, producing the protein MKVLILCGGKGKTLWPISRDNVPKQFSKTIFSQSLFQKTLELWREVVPSEDIFAIAPEEFRFFVKSQSIEVFRTSPVNYIPEKDSKGTLKAVAMGILFLTQREVSDSETVIVCNSDQVWRVTLEEFHKTVYHLIDNLPPGKVLCVASSRSKHLKDKIETEGVKGSAFRKFVKFSRASNLSNVGVYISYLGTFRRIIQETLVRSIESIIEEESFNNVAFEEVIAKSSENVLVYNWDIEVVDIDNISDVSILIDKDQNGNFFSGDVVIANARDVTAISTKRFVAIEGVSSLNVIETPDVVYVCSKNSDRSLLELIRDRNEVKYSTTEYRPWGSYTVIERGANYQIKRIVVNPGESLSLQLHYHRSEHWVVVKGTAKVTVEDKVIFLRENESTFIPKTAKHRLENPGKVPLEIIEIQIGEYISEDDIVRFLDIYGRSE; encoded by the coding sequence ATGAAGGTTTTGATTCTCTGCGGTGGTAAAGGTAAAACCTTATGGCCAATCTCTAGAGACAATGTTCCTAAACAATTCAGTAAGACGATATTCAGTCAGTCATTGTTTCAGAAGACTCTAGAACTCTGGCGGGAGGTTGTGCCTTCGGAAGATATTTTTGCAATTGCTCCTGAAGAATTTAGATTTTTTGTGAAATCCCAGTCAATTGAGGTTTTTAGAACATCACCGGTGAATTACATACCCGAAAAGGATTCAAAGGGAACACTCAAAGCTGTTGCAATGGGTATACTCTTTTTAACTCAAAGAGAGGTTAGTGATAGTGAAACGGTGATAGTTTGTAATTCGGATCAGGTCTGGAGAGTAACTCTTGAGGAGTTTCATAAAACTGTATACCATCTTATAGATAATCTTCCTCCAGGCAAGGTATTATGTGTGGCTTCTTCAAGGTCTAAACATCTTAAAGACAAAATTGAGACTGAAGGTGTTAAAGGTTCTGCTTTCAGGAAGTTTGTCAAGTTCTCAAGAGCTTCTAACCTCTCCAATGTTGGTGTCTATATCTCATACCTTGGGACGTTTAGAAGAATAATACAAGAGACTCTTGTTAGATCTATTGAAAGTATTATTGAGGAAGAAAGCTTTAATAATGTTGCATTTGAAGAAGTTATAGCCAAGTCTTCGGAGAATGTGTTGGTTTACAATTGGGATATTGAAGTAGTGGATATTGACAATATTTCTGATGTGTCAATTTTGATAGACAAGGATCAAAATGGAAATTTCTTCAGTGGGGATGTTGTGATAGCTAACGCTAGAGATGTAACTGCAATCTCAACAAAGAGATTTGTTGCGATTGAAGGGGTAAGTTCCTTGAATGTTATAGAAACTCCTGATGTTGTTTACGTTTGTAGCAAAAACTCCGATAGAAGTTTACTTGAACTTATCAGGGACAGAAATGAAGTAAAATACAGTACTACGGAGTATAGACCTTGGGGTAGTTATACTGTGATAGAGAGAGGTGCTAACTACCAAATAAAGAGGATAGTAGTTAATCCTGGAGAGAGCTTAAGTTTACAACTCCATTACCACAGAAGCGAGCACTGGGTTGTGGTTAAGGGAACTGCTAAGGTTACGGTAGAGGATAAGGTTATATTCTTGAGAGAGAATGAAAGCACGTTCATACCAAAGACAGCAAAACACAGGCTTGAAAATCCTGGTAAGGTGCCTCTAGAAATTATTGAGATACAGATAGGTGAGTATATAAGTGAGGATGACATTGTTAGGTTTTTGGACATATATGGTCGGTCAGAATAG
- the panB gene encoding 3-methyl-2-oxobutanoate hydroxymethyltransferase, whose protein sequence is MVSPQMLLKLKEEGKKVSMITCYDFTTAKILSMSDIDTVLVGDSLGMVVYGYSSTLQVSMKQMLLHTEAVARGINGTKLLISDMPFLSYQTSTRDAVINAGLLVKAGANMVKVEGGKRVIDKIKAIVDSDIPVMGHLGLTPQSINVTGGFKLQAKTEKEIEKLYEDAFLLEKEGCLAIVLELVPEEVAKTLTENLKIPTIGIGAGRYCDGQVLVIHDMLGLFLDLSPKHAKRFKDLSKEILEAVNKFSEEVKNSTFPQENNVFFLSKKIDLEKIINKTKNIEH, encoded by the coding sequence ATGGTCTCACCTCAAATGCTTCTAAAGCTTAAGGAAGAAGGCAAAAAAGTTTCAATGATCACTTGCTATGATTTCACAACTGCAAAAATTCTATCCATGTCAGACATAGACACGGTTTTAGTTGGAGATTCTCTGGGAATGGTAGTATACGGATACTCTTCAACATTACAGGTTAGTATGAAACAGATGCTTCTTCACACAGAAGCGGTAGCAAGAGGAATAAATGGAACGAAACTCCTAATCTCCGATATGCCATTTCTTTCTTATCAAACTTCAACAAGAGATGCGGTCATCAACGCAGGACTTTTAGTAAAAGCAGGTGCAAATATGGTTAAGGTTGAAGGTGGTAAAAGAGTAATTGACAAGATAAAAGCAATCGTAGATTCTGATATTCCCGTAATGGGTCACCTTGGATTGACTCCTCAAAGCATAAATGTAACAGGTGGTTTCAAACTACAAGCAAAAACTGAAAAAGAAATAGAAAAACTTTACGAAGATGCTTTCTTACTTGAGAAAGAAGGATGCCTAGCAATAGTATTGGAACTAGTGCCAGAGGAAGTTGCAAAAACACTAACAGAGAACCTAAAAATACCAACAATAGGAATAGGAGCTGGAAGATATTGTGACGGGCAGGTACTTGTGATTCACGACATGCTTGGGTTATTTCTAGATCTTTCTCCCAAACACGCAAAAAGGTTTAAAGATCTCTCAAAAGAAATACTTGAAGCTGTAAATAAATTCTCTGAAGAAGTCAAAAACTCAACCTTTCCCCAAGAAAATAATGTATTCTTTCTATCAAAGAAAATTGATCTTGAAAAGATTATCAACAAAACCAAAAATATAGAACACTAA